In Musa acuminata AAA Group cultivar baxijiao chromosome BXJ2-3, Cavendish_Baxijiao_AAA, whole genome shotgun sequence, the following proteins share a genomic window:
- the LOC135583560 gene encoding protein REPRESSOR OF VERNALIZATION 1-like isoform X1 produces the protein MGKRRVAYVSDDDDEDPSRRNDADNDRYGDGDWKDKWKKKLRVDEEDAEEGEIVSESKKGGDGGGGGRGGGEEDARVEELEEEEEEDEEEVAMERQGNAKPIGDVFRVSGKGRSKKMHYSSFEFDGNVFELEDPVLLTPEDYKTKPYVAIIKDIAQDVDGNVWVTGQWFYRPEEAVKKGGGHWKAHDHRELFYSFHLDEVPAESVMHKCVVHFVPLNKKWPLRQQFPGFIVQNVYDTVEKKLWKLTTKDYEGTKQHEIDLLVQKTRECLGELSDVELEETSASAPVPLDHSDQLANRRIFRRKGMDPIDVSRSDDATKTENRIRAETPGSCTSHGSECKTILAKCKALTGNSYRDKWLDKLLQGIKVAYFSKNSGLAVMNGNGGSGTTMGSNKNSSDTGESISWPDSAVQAITALERVTYEALCSDFQKYNQKMRQLDFNLKNSTVLARRLLNKELDPTEILFMSPNELKDGLTAEKKAPTRPEASKHLQMTDARCSRCTEKKVGVVDIIHAGGHGDRYLLECTACGYTRYASRDVISSPTIDG, from the exons ATGGGGAAGCGCCGGGTCGCGTATGTCTCCGACGACGATGACGAGGATCCGAGTCGCCGAAACGATGCGGACAACGACCGCTACGGCGACGGTGACTGGAAGGACAAGTGGAAGAAGAAGCTTCGAGTCGACGAGGAGGACGCGGAGGAGGGGGAGATCGTTAGCGAGTCCAAGAAGGGCGGTGACGGTGGGGGCGGAGGGcgtggaggaggagaggaggacgcCCGCGTCGAagagctggaggaggaggaggaggaggatgaggaggaggtggCGATGGAGCGACAGGGGAACGCTAAGCCCATCGGCGACGTATTTAGGGTTTCCGGGAAGGGGCGGAGCAAGAAGATGCACTATTCATCTTTTGAGTTCGACGGAAACGTCTTCGAGCTC GAGGATCCTGTTTTGCTAACACCAGAGGATTACAAGACGAAGCCGTATGTCGCCATCATTAAG GACATTGCACAAGATGTAGATGGCAACGTATGGGTCACCGGCCAGTGGTTTTACCGTCCTGAAGAGGCAGTGAAAAAAGGAGGTGGACATTGGAAAGCACATGATCACAGggaactcttttacagtttccatCTTGATGAGGTGCCAGCGGAATCTGTGATGCACAAATGTGTCGTTCATTTTGTTCCTTTGAACAAGAAGTGGCCACTTCGTCAACAATTTCCAGGTTTTATAGTGCAAAATGTCTATGACACTGTTGAGAAAAAGCTCTGGAAGTTGACTACCAAAGACTATGAGGGCACTAAACAACATGAGATAGATCTCCTTGTTCAGAAGACACGAGAGTGCCTAGGGGAGCTATCAGATGTTGAGCTTGAAGAAACTTCTGCTTCCGCACCTGTTCCACTTGATCATTCTGATCAGTTAGCAAATAGGCGGATTTTCAGAAGAAAGGGCATGGACCCCATTGATGTCTCAAGATCTGATGATGCAACAAAAACTGAGAATCGGATAAGAGCAGAAACACCAGGAAGTTGTACAAGTCACGGTTCAGAGTGCAAAACCATTTTAGCAAAATGCAAAGCATTGACTGGTAATTCATACCGTGACAAGTGGTTGGATAAACTTCTACAAGGAATTAAAGTagcatatttttcaaaaaattctgggTTGGCTGTCATGAATGGTAATGGTGGATCAGGAACTACTATGGGATCCAACAAAAATAGCTCCGAC ACTGGAGAAAGCATTTCTTGGCCAGATTCAGCTGTCCAGGCTATAACTGCACTCGAGAGAGTTACATATGAAGCCCTTTGTTCTGACTTCCAGAAATATAATCAGaaaatgagacaattagattTTAATCTCAAG AACAGCACTGTTTTAGCTAGACGTTTGCTGAACAAAGAGTTGGACCCAACGGAAATCTTGTTCATGTCTCCCAATGAactaaag GATGGTTTGACTGCAGAAAAAAAGGCACCAACGAGACCTGAAGCGTCAAAACACTTGCAG ATGACTGATGCTCGATGTTCGCGGTGCACCGAGAAAAAAGTAGGTGTTGTGGACATTATACACGCTGGTGGCCATGGGGACCGATATCTG CTGGAGTGCACTGCCTGCGGTTACACAAGGTATGCATCCCGAGACGTCATCTCATCTCCGACGATCGACGGCTGA
- the LOC135583560 gene encoding protein REPRESSOR OF VERNALIZATION 1-like isoform X2 has protein sequence MGKRRVAYVSDDDDEDPSRRNDADNDRYGDGDWKDKWKKKLRVDEEDAEEGEIVSESKKGGDGGGGGRGGGEEDARVEELEEEEEEDEEEVAMERQGNAKPIGDVFRVSGKGRSKKMHYSSFEFDGNVFELEDPVLLTPEDYKTKPYVAIIKDIAQDVDGNVWVTGQWFYRPEEAVKKGGGHWKAHDHRELFYSFHLDEVPAESVMHKCVVHFVPLNKKWPLRQQFPGFIVQNVYDTVEKKLWKLTTKDYEGTKQHEIDLLVQKTRECLGELSDVELEETSASAPVPLDHSDQLANRRIFRRKGMDPIDVSRSDDATKTENRIRAETPGSCTSHGSECKTILAKCKALTGNSYRDKWLDKLLQGIKVAYFSKNSGLAVMNGNGGSGTTMGSNKNSSDNSTVLARRLLNKELDPTEILFMSPNELKDGLTAEKKAPTRPEASKHLQMTDARCSRCTEKKVGVVDIIHAGGHGDRYLLECTACGYTRYASRDVISSPTIDG, from the exons ATGGGGAAGCGCCGGGTCGCGTATGTCTCCGACGACGATGACGAGGATCCGAGTCGCCGAAACGATGCGGACAACGACCGCTACGGCGACGGTGACTGGAAGGACAAGTGGAAGAAGAAGCTTCGAGTCGACGAGGAGGACGCGGAGGAGGGGGAGATCGTTAGCGAGTCCAAGAAGGGCGGTGACGGTGGGGGCGGAGGGcgtggaggaggagaggaggacgcCCGCGTCGAagagctggaggaggaggaggaggaggatgaggaggaggtggCGATGGAGCGACAGGGGAACGCTAAGCCCATCGGCGACGTATTTAGGGTTTCCGGGAAGGGGCGGAGCAAGAAGATGCACTATTCATCTTTTGAGTTCGACGGAAACGTCTTCGAGCTC GAGGATCCTGTTTTGCTAACACCAGAGGATTACAAGACGAAGCCGTATGTCGCCATCATTAAG GACATTGCACAAGATGTAGATGGCAACGTATGGGTCACCGGCCAGTGGTTTTACCGTCCTGAAGAGGCAGTGAAAAAAGGAGGTGGACATTGGAAAGCACATGATCACAGggaactcttttacagtttccatCTTGATGAGGTGCCAGCGGAATCTGTGATGCACAAATGTGTCGTTCATTTTGTTCCTTTGAACAAGAAGTGGCCACTTCGTCAACAATTTCCAGGTTTTATAGTGCAAAATGTCTATGACACTGTTGAGAAAAAGCTCTGGAAGTTGACTACCAAAGACTATGAGGGCACTAAACAACATGAGATAGATCTCCTTGTTCAGAAGACACGAGAGTGCCTAGGGGAGCTATCAGATGTTGAGCTTGAAGAAACTTCTGCTTCCGCACCTGTTCCACTTGATCATTCTGATCAGTTAGCAAATAGGCGGATTTTCAGAAGAAAGGGCATGGACCCCATTGATGTCTCAAGATCTGATGATGCAACAAAAACTGAGAATCGGATAAGAGCAGAAACACCAGGAAGTTGTACAAGTCACGGTTCAGAGTGCAAAACCATTTTAGCAAAATGCAAAGCATTGACTGGTAATTCATACCGTGACAAGTGGTTGGATAAACTTCTACAAGGAATTAAAGTagcatatttttcaaaaaattctgggTTGGCTGTCATGAATGGTAATGGTGGATCAGGAACTACTATGGGATCCAACAAAAATAGCTCCGAC AACAGCACTGTTTTAGCTAGACGTTTGCTGAACAAAGAGTTGGACCCAACGGAAATCTTGTTCATGTCTCCCAATGAactaaag GATGGTTTGACTGCAGAAAAAAAGGCACCAACGAGACCTGAAGCGTCAAAACACTTGCAG ATGACTGATGCTCGATGTTCGCGGTGCACCGAGAAAAAAGTAGGTGTTGTGGACATTATACACGCTGGTGGCCATGGGGACCGATATCTG CTGGAGTGCACTGCCTGCGGTTACACAAGGTATGCATCCCGAGACGTCATCTCATCTCCGACGATCGACGGCTGA
- the LOC135583560 gene encoding protein REPRESSOR OF VERNALIZATION 1-like isoform X3: protein MGKRRVAYVSDDDDEDPSRRNDADNDRYGDGDWKDKWKKKLRVDEEDAEEGEIVSESKKGGDGGGGGRGGGEEDARVEELEEEEEEDEEEVAMERQGNAKPIGDVFRVSGKGRSKKMHYSSFEFDGNVFELEDPVLLTPEDYKTKPYVAIIKDIAQDVDGNVWVTGQWFYRPEEAVKKGGGHWKAHDHRELFYSFHLDEVPAESVMHKCVVHFVPLNKKWPLRQQFPGFIVQNVYDTVEKKLWKLTTKDYEGTKQHEIDLLVQKTRECLGELSDVELEETSASAPVPLDHSDQLANRRIFRRKGMDPIDVSRSDDATKTENRIRAETPGSCTSHGSECKTILAKCKALTGNSYRDKWLDKLLQGIKVAYFSKNSGLAVMNGNGGSGTTMGSNKNSSDTGESISWPDSAVQAITALERVTYEALCSDFQKYNQKMRQLDFNLKLFHCQISLDRDRLA, encoded by the exons ATGGGGAAGCGCCGGGTCGCGTATGTCTCCGACGACGATGACGAGGATCCGAGTCGCCGAAACGATGCGGACAACGACCGCTACGGCGACGGTGACTGGAAGGACAAGTGGAAGAAGAAGCTTCGAGTCGACGAGGAGGACGCGGAGGAGGGGGAGATCGTTAGCGAGTCCAAGAAGGGCGGTGACGGTGGGGGCGGAGGGcgtggaggaggagaggaggacgcCCGCGTCGAagagctggaggaggaggaggaggaggatgaggaggaggtggCGATGGAGCGACAGGGGAACGCTAAGCCCATCGGCGACGTATTTAGGGTTTCCGGGAAGGGGCGGAGCAAGAAGATGCACTATTCATCTTTTGAGTTCGACGGAAACGTCTTCGAGCTC GAGGATCCTGTTTTGCTAACACCAGAGGATTACAAGACGAAGCCGTATGTCGCCATCATTAAG GACATTGCACAAGATGTAGATGGCAACGTATGGGTCACCGGCCAGTGGTTTTACCGTCCTGAAGAGGCAGTGAAAAAAGGAGGTGGACATTGGAAAGCACATGATCACAGggaactcttttacagtttccatCTTGATGAGGTGCCAGCGGAATCTGTGATGCACAAATGTGTCGTTCATTTTGTTCCTTTGAACAAGAAGTGGCCACTTCGTCAACAATTTCCAGGTTTTATAGTGCAAAATGTCTATGACACTGTTGAGAAAAAGCTCTGGAAGTTGACTACCAAAGACTATGAGGGCACTAAACAACATGAGATAGATCTCCTTGTTCAGAAGACACGAGAGTGCCTAGGGGAGCTATCAGATGTTGAGCTTGAAGAAACTTCTGCTTCCGCACCTGTTCCACTTGATCATTCTGATCAGTTAGCAAATAGGCGGATTTTCAGAAGAAAGGGCATGGACCCCATTGATGTCTCAAGATCTGATGATGCAACAAAAACTGAGAATCGGATAAGAGCAGAAACACCAGGAAGTTGTACAAGTCACGGTTCAGAGTGCAAAACCATTTTAGCAAAATGCAAAGCATTGACTGGTAATTCATACCGTGACAAGTGGTTGGATAAACTTCTACAAGGAATTAAAGTagcatatttttcaaaaaattctgggTTGGCTGTCATGAATGGTAATGGTGGATCAGGAACTACTATGGGATCCAACAAAAATAGCTCCGAC ACTGGAGAAAGCATTTCTTGGCCAGATTCAGCTGTCCAGGCTATAACTGCACTCGAGAGAGTTACATATGAAGCCCTTTGTTCTGACTTCCAGAAATATAATCAGaaaatgagacaattagattTTAATCTCAAG CTATTCCATTGTCAGATAAGTTTGGACCGGGATCGACTGGCTTGA
- the LOC103978259 gene encoding remorin, with protein sequence MKNEVQLTPAAAEKVESSTEVALVEKSPSHQKSSRKPSDRDLELARVESEKNLSFIKAWEDSEKTKADNKAQKKKSSITSWENSKKASLQSQLQKIEQNLENKKAETKEKIKNKIAMVHKAAEEKRAMVEAKRGEELLKVEEAAAKYRATGKPPKKKGFGCFGA encoded by the exons atgaaaaacGAGGTACAGTTGACTCCGGCGGCGGCGGAGAAGGTGGAGAGTTCGACGGAGGTGGCCCTCGTGGAGA AGTCTCCTTCACACCAGAAAAGCTCGAGGAAGCCTTCGGATAGAG ATCTTGAACTGGCACGGGTTGAGTCTGAAAAGAATCTGTCCTTCATCAAGGCATGGGAGGACAGCGAAAAGACCAAAGCTGATAACAA AGCTCAAAAGAAGAAGTCATCTATCACTTCATGGGAGAACTCGAAGAAGGCATCTCTGCAATCACAGCTGCAAAAGATCGAG CAAAATCTTGAGAACAAGAAGGCAGAAACGAAGGAGAAAATAAAGAACAAGATCGCCATGGTCCACAAAGCAGCAGAAGAGAAGCGAGCGATGGTGGAGGCGAAGCGTGGGGAAGAGCTCCTCAAGGTGGAAGAAGCCGCTGCCAAGTATCGTGCCACGGGCAAGCCTCCGAAGAAGAAGGGCTTCGGCTGCTTCGGCGCTTGA